One Acutalibacter muris DNA window includes the following coding sequences:
- a CDS encoding YggS family pyridoxal phosphate-dependent enzyme: MTERSFAERFGAFDRNYQEILEKIARAAERSGRSPGDITLLAATKTVPVEVINHAIARGLRCLGENRVQELLDKYDRLDKEECDLQFIGQLQTNKVKYLIGKVSCIQSVGSVKLAREISRLCEREGLIMEALVEVNIGREENKGGALPEELVEFIDEIRAFPGLHVKGLMAIPPICSDKKILYRYFTAMEQYYVDIRAKSMDNVDMVCLSMGMSSDFPEAIESGATMVRVGSSLFGARA; this comes from the coding sequence ATGACGGAAAGATCGTTCGCTGAACGCTTTGGGGCGTTCGACAGGAATTATCAGGAGATACTGGAGAAGATCGCCCGGGCGGCGGAGCGCTCGGGGAGGAGCCCCGGGGACATAACTCTGCTGGCCGCCACAAAGACCGTGCCGGTAGAGGTGATAAACCATGCCATAGCAAGGGGGCTCAGGTGCCTTGGGGAAAACCGGGTGCAGGAGCTTCTGGATAAATATGACCGTCTGGATAAAGAGGAGTGCGACCTACAGTTTATCGGCCAGCTGCAAACCAACAAGGTCAAGTACCTTATTGGCAAGGTCAGCTGTATCCAGTCGGTGGGCAGCGTAAAGCTGGCCCGTGAAATATCACGGCTTTGTGAGAGGGAGGGCCTTATAATGGAGGCGCTCGTTGAGGTGAACATCGGCCGGGAGGAGAATAAGGGCGGCGCCCTGCCGGAGGAACTTGTGGAATTTATCGATGAGATACGCGCTTTCCCCGGCCTGCACGTCAAGGGACTCATGGCTATACCCCCAATATGTAGTGACAAAAAAATTCTTTACCGCTATTTTACGGCAATGGAGCAATATTATGTTGACATCCGGGCGAAAAGCATGGATAATGTAGATATGGTATGTCTTTCTATGGGGATGTCCTCCGACTTCCCCGAGGCCATTGAAAGCGGCGCGACGATGGTTCGCGTGGGCTCGTCGCTGTTCGGAGCGAGGGCGTAA
- the mutS gene encoding DNA mismatch repair protein MutS yields the protein MADFSPMMKQYFEAKKENPDSILFFRLGDFYEMFFNDAKTVSRELDLTLTGRDCGQGERAPMCGIPFHSAEGYITKLLAKGYRVTICDQVEDPKTVKGLVKREVVRVITPGTVLEGSMLDESRNNYICSVCRGEEGVGLCFADVSTGELHAEQLEPMEDVRELIRELENRISRFSPKELLTDEGIGELSELGAFFRDKLQAAVQRLDKEEYNLSRAGETVSKQFGGRSLEDLGLSGRPMAVTALGALLVYLGRTQITGLERLREIELESDSAYMTLDLNTVRNLELIETMRNKERRGSLLWVLDRTKTPMGKRLIRAWLERPLMSPAKITLRLNAVEELAGDRQLLDELTEQLTGIHDLERIMTRIVYGSANGRDLRALCAALQKLPGLKRVLDRCQATMLCGLNGQIDDLEDISGLIDEAIDENPPFTIREGKLIKKGFSVELDEIRSDMTGGQSLIASVEMRERERTGIPKLKVGFNKVFGYYIEVTNSYKDLVPEDYIRKQTLTGGERYITPELKELENRVLGAHDRSIEMESRIFDGIRRQVASELDRVQQSARAVAALDVLASFAMVSVKNDYTRPVVNLSGKIYLKDCRHPVVEALPQDTPFVPNDVDMDMNDTRVAVITGPNMAGKSTYMRQTAIISIMAQIGCFVPAAVAELGIVDSIYTRVGASDDLSAGQSTFMIEMSEVADILRNATQGSLIIFDEIGRGTSTFDGMSIARAVLEFVHDPKLVGAKTLFATHYHELTEMESLLPGVKNFNIAVKKRGDDITFLRRIVRGGADDSFGIEVAKLAGVPDKVIRRAKQVLGELENSGGEMSPRAFRDNEEPVQLTMDNTGSQVLQRLRELDVNAMTPMQCMNALFELNSMLKD from the coding sequence ATGGCGGATTTTTCCCCCATGATGAAGCAGTATTTTGAAGCGAAAAAGGAAAACCCCGACTCCATCCTGTTTTTCCGGCTGGGGGATTTCTATGAGATGTTCTTTAACGACGCTAAGACCGTCTCCCGGGAGCTGGACCTGACCCTGACGGGCCGGGACTGCGGCCAGGGGGAGAGGGCCCCCATGTGCGGCATACCCTTCCACAGCGCCGAGGGGTATATAACAAAGCTCCTTGCTAAGGGCTATCGGGTGACCATCTGCGACCAGGTGGAGGACCCGAAGACAGTAAAAGGGCTTGTAAAGCGCGAGGTAGTCCGGGTGATAACCCCGGGCACCGTTCTCGAGGGCAGTATGCTGGACGAATCCCGGAACAACTATATCTGCTCGGTCTGCCGGGGCGAGGAGGGAGTAGGGCTCTGCTTCGCGGACGTTTCCACGGGGGAGCTCCACGCGGAGCAGCTGGAGCCCATGGAGGACGTAAGGGAGCTCATAAGGGAGCTTGAGAACCGCATAAGCCGCTTCTCCCCAAAAGAGCTCCTGACAGACGAGGGTATAGGGGAGCTTTCGGAGCTGGGCGCGTTTTTCCGCGACAAGCTCCAGGCAGCGGTACAGCGTCTGGACAAAGAGGAGTATAATCTGTCCCGGGCCGGGGAGACCGTCTCGAAGCAGTTTGGCGGCAGGAGCTTGGAGGACTTGGGGCTTTCGGGCAGGCCCATGGCCGTGACGGCCCTGGGGGCGCTGCTGGTCTATTTGGGCCGCACGCAGATAACGGGTCTTGAGCGGCTGAGGGAGATAGAGCTGGAGTCCGATTCGGCCTATATGACCCTGGACCTTAACACCGTGCGCAATCTTGAACTTATTGAGACTATGAGGAACAAGGAGCGCAGGGGCTCTCTGTTATGGGTGCTGGACCGCACCAAGACCCCAATGGGCAAGCGGCTTATCCGCGCATGGCTGGAGCGTCCCCTGATGAGCCCGGCTAAGATTACCCTGCGGCTGAACGCCGTGGAGGAGCTTGCGGGAGACAGACAGCTTCTTGACGAGCTGACAGAGCAGCTGACGGGCATACACGACCTGGAGCGTATCATGACCCGGATAGTGTACGGCTCCGCCAACGGCCGGGATCTGCGGGCGTTATGCGCAGCGCTGCAGAAGCTTCCGGGGCTAAAGCGGGTGCTGGACAGGTGCCAAGCCACCATGCTCTGCGGCCTGAACGGACAGATAGATGACCTTGAGGACATTTCAGGGCTTATTGATGAAGCCATCGACGAGAACCCGCCGTTTACCATACGCGAGGGCAAGCTCATAAAGAAGGGGTTCAGCGTCGAGCTTGACGAGATAAGAAGCGACATGACCGGCGGCCAGAGCCTTATCGCCTCTGTAGAGATGAGGGAGAGGGAGCGCACCGGGATACCCAAGCTGAAGGTGGGATTTAATAAGGTTTTCGGCTATTACATAGAGGTTACCAATTCCTATAAGGACCTGGTGCCCGAGGACTATATACGAAAGCAGACCCTCACCGGCGGCGAGCGCTATATCACCCCGGAGCTCAAGGAGCTTGAGAACCGGGTGCTGGGGGCCCATGACCGCTCCATCGAGATGGAGAGCAGGATATTCGACGGCATACGCCGGCAGGTGGCGAGCGAGCTTGACCGGGTGCAGCAGAGCGCAAGGGCCGTGGCGGCCCTGGACGTGCTGGCCTCCTTCGCGATGGTGTCGGTGAAGAATGATTATACCCGGCCGGTGGTGAATCTGAGCGGCAAGATATATCTGAAGGACTGCCGTCACCCGGTGGTGGAGGCCCTGCCGCAGGACACACCCTTTGTGCCGAACGACGTGGACATGGACATGAACGACACCAGGGTGGCCGTTATCACCGGGCCCAATATGGCGGGAAAGTCCACCTATATGCGCCAGACGGCCATTATCTCAATAATGGCCCAGATAGGCTGCTTTGTCCCGGCGGCTGTGGCGGAGCTGGGCATTGTAGACAGCATATACACCCGGGTGGGCGCGTCGGATGACCTGTCCGCCGGGCAGTCCACCTTTATGATAGAGATGAGCGAGGTGGCTGATATCCTCAGAAACGCCACTCAGGGGAGTCTTATTATTTTTGACGAGATAGGCCGGGGCACCTCCACCTTTGACGGCATGAGCATCGCCCGAGCAGTGCTGGAATTCGTCCATGACCCGAAGCTGGTGGGGGCGAAAACCCTTTTCGCCACCCACTATCACGAGCTTACGGAGATGGAGAGCCTCTTGCCCGGGGTGAAGAACTTTAATATCGCCGTGAAGAAGCGTGGGGACGATATCACCTTCCTGCGGCGTATAGTGCGGGGCGGAGCAGACGACAGCTTCGGTATCGAGGTGGCAAAGCTGGCCGGAGTGCCGGACAAGGTGATAAGGCGGGCAAAGCAGGTGCTGGGGGAGCTGGAGAATTCCGGCGGCGAGATGTCCCCCCGGGCCTTCAGGGATAATGAGGAGCCAGTGCAGCTGACCATGGACAATACCGGCAGCCAGGTGCTGCAAAGGCTTCGGGAGTTGGACGTAAACGCCATGACGCCAATGCAGTGCATGAACGCGCTGTTTGAACTCAACAGTATGCTTAAAGACTGA
- a CDS encoding ParB/RepB/Spo0J family partition protein has translation METEIERIDRYEDERFSKTVLYQHGAFLVNGKPCEVEVTGGNSAVIRGEDAGLYPEIIDAFRFYAGHITRFVDVKGELVREFPPVEIFKVKLEKLQPSQFYVDQDKLAAVRTFIHGPEDIVIPVIPDGGGYISLDGHTRLAAAIDAGYSEVRAFIDEDPPPVEGFVAEARKRGIYTPYDMRRVTHDEYEVLWNKFCDDYFAETGALEDNSAQKS, from the coding sequence ATGGAGACGGAAATTGAGAGAATAGACCGCTATGAAGACGAGAGGTTTTCAAAAACCGTGCTCTATCAGCACGGAGCGTTTCTGGTAAACGGAAAGCCCTGTGAAGTTGAGGTGACGGGCGGGAACTCGGCGGTTATACGCGGAGAGGACGCAGGGCTTTATCCTGAGATAATCGACGCCTTCAGGTTTTACGCGGGACATATCACACGCTTTGTTGACGTGAAGGGGGAGCTGGTGCGGGAATTTCCGCCGGTGGAGATATTTAAAGTAAAGCTTGAGAAGCTTCAGCCGTCACAGTTTTACGTGGACCAGGACAAGCTGGCGGCGGTCAGAACCTTTATCCACGGTCCGGAGGATATCGTCATACCTGTGATACCCGATGGGGGCGGGTATATCTCTCTGGACGGCCACACCCGGCTTGCCGCCGCCATTGACGCGGGGTATAGCGAAGTACGCGCGTTCATTGATGAGGACCCGCCGCCTGTAGAGGGCTTTGTGGCAGAGGCAAGAAAGCGCGGGATTTATACGCCCTATGATATGCGGCGTGTAACTCATGACGAGTATGAAGTGCTGTGGAACAAGTTCTGCGACGACTATTTTGCAGAGACAGGAGCCCTTGAAGATAATTCTGCGCAAAAGTCTTAA
- the mutL gene encoding DNA mismatch repair endonuclease MutL: MPKIRVLDKQVAELIAAGEVVERPSAVIKELVENSVDAGATVITVEIRRGGVTYMRVTDNGCGIAPEDVPTAFLRHATSKVAGQEDLNAIGTLGFRGEALASISAVAHVELFTRAEGEAVGVRYACGGEEEPELTEAGCPGGTTLVVRDLFFNTPARMKFLKKDVTEGNSVAGILDKLAMSHPEISIRFIRDGKEQLHSPGDSKLSSAVYAVCGREFSSTLIPVDYRLGHVKVRGFISAPAGCRPNRSMQNFFINGRFIRSRTAMAALEEAYKGSIMAGKFPACVLHLEVACEAVDVNVHPAKLEVRFVNERPIFDAVYHAARSALNAGDRPKEMELKKQPVSPYAPVPEKKEQLTFSTAKSFNQPLFLHDSGAEEPKVPELPKAIKRVFETAPMPVFRTRQIDIEPGENSAAKPEPGQSLSPQDSPLPPPEREEPPEEKPKPIVSEFSSRIIGEAFGTYIIVEYGPDKLMLIDKHAAHERLLYERLKADRGGCEAQALLEPVAVSLDMDEYSAVLAHEKELSEAGFQVSDFGAGTVLVRSAPLLLEGGDAAAAVMEIAGYLASFKTELATEHMDWVYHNVACRAAIKAGDHTSRQELISLAAELERNPQVRYCPHGRPVYILLSRREIEKQFGRV, encoded by the coding sequence ATGCCGAAAATTCGTGTGCTGGATAAACAGGTGGCCGAGCTTATCGCCGCCGGCGAGGTGGTGGAGCGGCCCTCGGCGGTGATAAAGGAGCTGGTGGAAAACTCCGTGGACGCGGGGGCCACGGTCATCACCGTGGAGATACGCCGGGGCGGCGTCACATATATGCGGGTCACGGATAACGGCTGCGGCATAGCGCCGGAGGACGTGCCCACCGCCTTCCTGCGCCACGCCACAAGCAAGGTGGCGGGGCAGGAGGACCTGAACGCTATAGGCACCCTGGGCTTTCGGGGGGAGGCCCTGGCCTCTATTTCGGCGGTGGCCCATGTGGAGCTATTTACCCGGGCCGAGGGGGAAGCCGTTGGCGTCAGGTATGCCTGCGGCGGGGAGGAGGAGCCGGAGCTTACCGAAGCGGGATGCCCGGGGGGTACGACCCTTGTGGTGAGGGACCTGTTCTTCAACACCCCGGCGCGGATGAAATTCCTGAAAAAGGACGTGACAGAGGGAAATTCCGTGGCGGGTATTCTGGACAAGCTGGCCATGTCCCACCCGGAGATATCCATACGCTTTATCCGGGACGGCAAGGAGCAGCTGCATAGTCCCGGGGACAGCAAGCTCTCCTCGGCAGTATACGCCGTCTGCGGCAGGGAGTTTTCCTCCACGCTGATACCTGTGGATTACCGGCTGGGGCATGTAAAGGTACGGGGCTTTATCAGCGCTCCCGCCGGGTGCCGCCCAAACCGCAGTATGCAGAATTTTTTCATAAACGGGCGCTTTATCCGCAGCCGAACGGCCATGGCGGCCTTGGAGGAGGCCTATAAGGGCTCCATTATGGCGGGAAAATTCCCCGCCTGTGTGCTGCATTTAGAGGTAGCCTGTGAGGCGGTGGATGTGAATGTGCACCCGGCGAAGCTGGAGGTGCGCTTTGTCAACGAGCGGCCCATATTCGACGCGGTGTACCACGCCGCACGCTCGGCACTGAACGCGGGGGACAGGCCCAAGGAGATGGAGCTGAAAAAGCAGCCTGTGTCGCCCTATGCGCCTGTGCCGGAAAAGAAGGAGCAGCTGACGTTTTCGACCGCAAAAAGCTTCAACCAGCCGCTTTTCCTGCACGACAGCGGAGCCGAAGAACCCAAGGTACCCGAGCTCCCAAAGGCAATAAAGCGGGTATTTGAGACAGCTCCAATGCCAGTGTTCAGGACAAGGCAAATTGACATAGAACCGGGAGAAAACTCGGCCGCAAAGCCGGAGCCCGGACAGTCCCTCTCACCGCAGGACTCGCCTCTGCCCCCGCCGGAGCGCGAGGAGCCCCCGGAGGAAAAGCCAAAGCCGATAGTGTCCGAATTTTCCTCGCGCATAATCGGCGAGGCCTTTGGGACTTATATTATCGTAGAGTACGGCCCGGACAAGCTCATGCTTATCGACAAACACGCCGCCCACGAGCGGCTGCTCTATGAGCGGCTGAAGGCCGACCGGGGTGGCTGCGAGGCCCAGGCTCTTTTGGAGCCGGTGGCGGTGAGCCTGGACATGGACGAATATTCCGCCGTGCTGGCCCATGAAAAGGAGCTTTCAGAGGCCGGGTTCCAGGTGTCGGACTTCGGTGCGGGCACGGTGCTGGTGCGCTCGGCGCCGCTGCTGCTGGAGGGCGGGGACGCGGCGGCTGCCGTGATGGAAATCGCCGGGTACCTGGCAAGCTTCAAGACGGAGCTTGCTACGGAGCATATGGACTGGGTCTACCACAACGTGGCGTGCCGGGCCGCCATAAAGGCCGGGGACCACACCAGCCGCCAGGAGCTTATCTCCCTTGCGGCGGAGCTGGAGAGGAACCCCCAGGTGCGGTACTGCCCCCACGGCAGGCCGGTATACATTCTGCTTAGCCGGCGGGAGATAGAGAAACAATTTGGGAGAGTATAA
- the miaA gene encoding tRNA (adenosine(37)-N6)-dimethylallyltransferase MiaA: MAEKPIVIAVTGPTATGKTALGIELAKKFSGEIVSCDSMQVYKGLKIGTAQPEEGELSQVRHHLIGFLGWEENFSVSDYVKLAGETIGEIDSRGRLPVLVGGTGLYARSLLRGFTFTEECRDDNLRAKLFSEAQKLGPDEMHRKLAELDPVSAEEIHPNNLKRVLRALEYCILSGEPFSRQTERSRQAEGPYRYVMICPVFRDRRRLYERINARVDRMLEKGLLEEAQKLYSFCKSAPKPPTAAQSIGYKELFPYFEGQIALEEAVENIKRESRRYAKRQLTWFAREPEIRYLYMDGLCGTDAALEECMKILESCEFYTELSLREGGGAH, encoded by the coding sequence ATGGCGGAGAAACCTATTGTTATCGCGGTCACAGGGCCCACGGCCACGGGAAAGACGGCTTTGGGCATTGAGCTTGCGAAAAAGTTTAGCGGCGAGATAGTCTCCTGCGACTCTATGCAGGTATATAAAGGGCTTAAAATAGGCACAGCCCAGCCGGAGGAGGGCGAGCTTTCACAGGTCAGGCACCACCTTATAGGATTTCTTGGGTGGGAGGAGAATTTCAGCGTATCCGACTATGTAAAGCTGGCGGGAGAGACTATCGGAGAGATAGACAGCCGGGGAAGGCTGCCGGTGCTGGTAGGGGGTACGGGGCTGTACGCCCGCTCTCTGCTTCGGGGCTTCACCTTTACGGAGGAGTGCAGGGACGACAACCTTCGGGCTAAGCTTTTCTCAGAGGCCCAGAAGCTGGGTCCCGATGAGATGCACCGAAAGCTTGCGGAGCTTGACCCGGTATCAGCGGAGGAGATACACCCCAACAACTTAAAGCGCGTACTCCGGGCGCTGGAATACTGTATACTTTCAGGGGAGCCCTTTTCCCGGCAGACGGAGAGGTCAAGACAGGCCGAGGGGCCATATAGGTATGTGATGATCTGTCCTGTGTTTAGGGACCGCCGGCGCTTATATGAGCGCATAAACGCCCGTGTGGACAGGATGCTTGAAAAGGGACTATTAGAGGAGGCGCAAAAGCTCTACAGCTTTTGCAAAAGCGCCCCAAAGCCGCCCACCGCTGCCCAGTCCATTGGGTATAAGGAGCTTTTTCCGTACTTTGAGGGGCAAATAGCTCTTGAGGAGGCTGTGGAAAATATCAAACGTGAGAGCCGCCGCTACGCCAAGCGCCAGCTTACATGGTTTGCCCGGGAGCCGGAGATCCGATATCTGTATATGGACGGGCTTTGCGGCACAGACGCGGCCCTGGAGGAGTGTATGAAAATACTGGAAAGCTGTGAGTTTTATACTGAACTCAGCTTGAGGGAAGGAGGGGGCGCCCATTGA
- a CDS encoding HlyD family efflux transporter periplasmic adaptor subunit has translation MKNRKLYAAAVITISLLVLLSVAFSAVNRRADSFTNNSLVTEEALYGEVVDSIQTQGFAVREESLISPNYTGVLNYRVANGARVSKGGVIADIFQSESDAAAQNMADRIEREIQSLSALSRPLDAYVSASAALGEQIYEELGSVVLDVQRGDFSSVANTKEALLLSLSRKQVLSGQESHEDYAQRVKELRAEKESLTTDQATNSIKAPVSGCFVTFADGLEKTVSIDEVKKLTPEKLEKLFALEGRDLPEQYIGKICEDFKWYMACLFDEDSMGKFDGVEDVTLDIPYASTATIPARVVAKNRDVDTGKTAVVFECTYMDADLAAVRNENVQVNVRTYSGVLVNEKALRFLDIEYEEKDKDGNTVTKVKENVKGVYVVYGGRLEFVQVFSEKDVNGYAVCKLELSEDEQENLVTDHTIRMYDQVVVGGVDLYDGKIVR, from the coding sequence TTGAAGAACCGAAAGCTGTATGCCGCCGCCGTTATAACCATATCGCTGCTGGTGCTCCTCTCAGTGGCTTTCAGCGCCGTTAACCGCCGGGCGGATTCCTTTACAAACAACAGCCTTGTGACGGAGGAGGCCCTTTACGGCGAGGTGGTGGACTCCATACAGACCCAGGGCTTTGCCGTTCGTGAGGAGAGCCTAATAAGCCCCAACTATACCGGGGTGCTGAACTATCGCGTGGCAAACGGCGCGCGTGTTTCCAAGGGCGGGGTGATAGCCGATATTTTTCAAAGCGAGAGCGACGCCGCCGCCCAGAACATGGCGGACCGCATAGAAAGGGAGATACAAAGCCTGTCGGCCCTTTCCCGGCCGCTGGACGCCTATGTGTCGGCAAGCGCCGCCCTTGGCGAGCAGATATACGAGGAACTGGGCAGCGTCGTGCTGGACGTACAGCGCGGTGATTTCTCCAGCGTTGCCAATACTAAAGAGGCGCTGCTTCTGTCTTTAAGCCGCAAGCAGGTGCTTTCAGGCCAGGAGAGCCATGAGGACTATGCCCAGCGGGTGAAGGAGCTCAGAGCGGAAAAGGAATCGCTGACCACGGACCAGGCGACGAATTCGATCAAGGCCCCCGTCTCCGGATGCTTTGTCACCTTCGCGGACGGCCTTGAAAAGACGGTATCAATAGACGAGGTGAAAAAGCTGACCCCCGAAAAGCTGGAGAAGCTGTTTGCCCTGGAGGGTAGGGATCTCCCCGAACAGTATATTGGCAAAATATGCGAGGATTTCAAGTGGTACATGGCCTGCCTGTTTGACGAGGATTCTATGGGAAAGTTTGACGGCGTGGAGGACGTGACCCTGGATATCCCCTATGCCAGCACGGCCACCATCCCGGCCAGAGTGGTGGCAAAGAACCGGGACGTGGACACGGGTAAGACGGCGGTGGTCTTTGAGTGCACCTATATGGACGCGGACCTGGCCGCTGTGCGCAACGAAAATGTGCAGGTGAATGTGAGAACATATTCCGGCGTGCTGGTAAACGAGAAGGCCCTGCGCTTTCTGGATATAGAATACGAGGAGAAAGACAAGGACGGAAATACGGTTACCAAGGTAAAGGAAAACGTCAAGGGCGTTTATGTGGTCTATGGCGGCCGGCTGGAATTTGTGCAGGTGTTCTCGGAAAAAGACGTTAACGGCTATGCGGTATGCAAGCTGGAGCTTAGCGAGGACGAGCAGGAGAACCTGGTGACGGACCATACTATACGTATGTATGATCAGGTAGTAGTGGGAGGAGTTGACCTTTATGACGGAAAGATCGTTCGCTGA
- a CDS encoding cell division protein SepF, translated as MAGLMDKLQRMWNPPEDEYEYDDYPEETEQEPEESQDYGSSREESRRAAPVSSFSSFSSYTPRENNVREYSTARAYTPREQSPGKVVNINAKTQLQVVVRNPVSFGEEVRSIADELLRRHTVVLNLEKTDKETSRRIVDFLSGVAYANNGKIKRIATSTFIITPYTVDLTGDDVLDELESNGLYF; from the coding sequence ATGGCAGGGCTGATGGATAAGCTGCAGAGGATGTGGAATCCGCCGGAGGATGAGTACGAGTACGACGACTATCCGGAGGAGACAGAGCAGGAGCCCGAGGAGAGCCAGGATTACGGCTCTTCCCGGGAGGAATCCCGGCGGGCGGCGCCGGTGTCGTCCTTTTCGTCGTTCTCCAGCTATACGCCAAGGGAGAATAATGTAAGGGAGTATTCAACGGCCAGGGCTTATACCCCAAGGGAGCAGAGCCCGGGCAAGGTGGTCAATATAAACGCAAAGACCCAGCTTCAGGTGGTGGTCCGAAACCCGGTTTCCTTTGGCGAGGAGGTGCGCTCTATAGCCGACGAGCTGCTGCGCCGCCACACGGTGGTGCTGAATCTGGAGAAGACCGATAAGGAGACCTCCAGGCGCATCGTGGATTTTCTCAGCGGCGTGGCCTATGCAAATAACGGCAAGATAAAGCGCATAGCCACCTCCACCTTTATCATCACCCCGTATACTGTGGACCTGACCGGCGACGACGTGCTGGACGAGCTGGAAAGCAACGGGCTGTATTTCTAA
- a CDS encoding class I SAM-dependent methyltransferase, with the protein MENYQDINASTIDKWIEEGWEWGKPISHEEYAAACSGRWSVLLTPTKPVPKEWFGDLKGKRLLGLASGGGQQMPIFAALGAECTVLDYSPKQLESERLVAGREGYAINVLRGDMTKPLPFEDNSFDIIFHPVSNCYVQEVKPIFKECWRILKPGGVLLCGLDNGINFLFVDEDDRSELCRFPFDPLKNPEQRAQLERDDDGVQFSHTMEEQVGGQLEAGFRLTHLYEDTNGAGTLHEHNIPCFLATRAVKE; encoded by the coding sequence ATGGAAAATTATCAGGACATAAACGCGTCCACTATTGACAAGTGGATAGAGGAGGGCTGGGAGTGGGGAAAGCCCATATCCCATGAGGAGTATGCAGCCGCTTGTAGCGGCCGGTGGAGCGTCCTGCTGACGCCCACAAAGCCGGTTCCGAAGGAGTGGTTCGGGGATTTGAAGGGTAAGCGTCTTTTGGGCCTTGCCAGCGGCGGCGGGCAGCAGATGCCCATCTTCGCCGCCCTGGGAGCAGAGTGCACGGTGCTGGACTATTCGCCGAAACAGCTGGAGAGCGAGCGGCTTGTGGCGGGGCGGGAGGGGTACGCGATAAACGTTCTTCGCGGGGACATGACAAAACCGCTGCCCTTTGAGGACAACAGCTTTGACATTATCTTCCACCCGGTTTCCAACTGCTATGTGCAGGAGGTAAAGCCCATTTTTAAAGAGTGCTGGCGTATATTAAAGCCGGGCGGCGTTCTGCTGTGCGGGCTGGATAACGGTATAAACTTCCTGTTTGTGGACGAGGACGACAGGTCGGAGCTCTGCCGTTTCCCCTTTGACCCCTTGAAGAACCCGGAGCAGAGGGCCCAGCTTGAGCGGGACGACGACGGCGTCCAGTTCTCCCACACCATGGAGGAACAGGTGGGCGGCCAGCTGGAGGCCGGCTTCCGGCTGACACATCTATATGAGGACACCAACGGCGCGGGAACCTTGCATGAGCACAATATCCCATGCTTTTTGGCGACGAGAGCCGTGAAGGAGTAG